The following are encoded together in the bacterium genome:
- the cimA gene encoding citramalate synthase produces the protein MNTVVELYDTTLRDGTQAEDISFTVEDKLRIAEKLDELGIHYIEGGWPGSNPKDDEFFQRAMKKGRGGLSLKKAKLAAFGSTRHSGAAASKDKNLAALVRAGTPAVTIFGKSWDFHVKAALHVSFEENLELIHDSIAFLKKHFDDVLYDAEHFFDGYKANPEYALKTIEAASAAGADRIVLCDTNGGNLPADVSRIILEVRRGFSAPLGIHCHNDAELGVANSLAAVEAGAGQIHGTINGIGERCGNANLVSIIPNLKLKMGIESVTDAQLRKLREVSRFVDELANRKPWNHQPYVGDSAFAHKGGVHVSAVLKNQATYEHIRPESVGNDRRVLVSDLAGRASVVYKAREFDIELNPKDAVVKRIVDEVKDLESKGYEFEGAEASFEILMRRALKTYKPFFKLIEFRVIDEKTEKGPRAEATVKIAVDGVEEHRVAEGSGPVNALDRALREALERFYPAIKEVELVDYKVRVLPAGLGTASQVRVLIESRDKTGKLGSWGTVGVSENIIEASWQALVDSLEYKLLQSK, from the coding sequence ATGAATACCGTCGTCGAGTTATACGATACGACCCTTCGCGACGGGACACAGGCCGAAGACATCTCCTTCACCGTCGAGGACAAGCTCCGCATCGCCGAGAAGCTGGACGAGTTGGGCATTCATTACATCGAGGGCGGCTGGCCCGGCTCGAACCCCAAGGACGACGAGTTCTTCCAGCGGGCGATGAAGAAGGGCCGGGGCGGGCTTTCGCTGAAAAAGGCGAAACTGGCGGCCTTTGGGAGCACGCGCCACAGCGGCGCCGCCGCTTCCAAGGACAAGAACCTGGCGGCCTTGGTACGCGCCGGGACTCCGGCGGTCACGATTTTCGGAAAATCCTGGGATTTCCACGTCAAGGCGGCCCTGCACGTCTCCTTCGAGGAGAACCTCGAACTGATTCATGATTCGATCGCTTTTTTGAAAAAGCATTTCGACGACGTGCTCTACGACGCCGAGCATTTCTTCGACGGCTACAAGGCCAATCCCGAATACGCCTTGAAGACGATCGAGGCCGCTTCGGCCGCGGGAGCCGACCGCATCGTCCTCTGCGACACGAACGGCGGCAATCTTCCGGCCGACGTCTCGCGAATCATCCTCGAAGTGCGCCGCGGGTTTTCCGCCCCGTTGGGGATTCATTGCCACAACGACGCCGAGCTGGGCGTCGCCAATTCTCTCGCGGCGGTCGAGGCGGGGGCGGGCCAGATCCACGGGACGATCAACGGCATCGGCGAGCGTTGCGGGAACGCGAACCTGGTCTCCATCATCCCCAACCTGAAGCTCAAGATGGGGATCGAGAGCGTGACCGACGCGCAATTGAGGAAGTTGAGGGAGGTTTCCCGCTTCGTGGACGAACTGGCCAACCGCAAGCCCTGGAATCACCAGCCCTACGTGGGCGATTCGGCCTTCGCGCACAAGGGCGGCGTCCACGTGAGCGCGGTCTTGAAGAACCAGGCGACCTACGAGCACATCCGGCCCGAGTCCGTCGGCAATGACCGGCGGGTGCTCGTCTCGGACCTGGCTGGCCGGGCGAGCGTGGTCTACAAGGCCCGCGAATTCGACATCGAGCTCAACCCCAAGGACGCGGTGGTCAAAAGGATCGTCGACGAGGTGAAGGACCTGGAATCCAAGGGCTACGAGTTCGAGGGCGCCGAGGCCTCGTTCGAAATCCTCATGCGGCGGGCCCTGAAGACCTACAAGCCGTTCTTCAAGTTGATCGAGTTTAGGGTCATCGACGAGAAGACCGAAAAGGGCCCACGCGCCGAGGCGACGGTCAAGATCGCCGTCGACGGCGTGGAGGAGCACAGGGTCGCCGAGGGCTCCGGCCCCGTGAACGCCCTGGACCGGGCGCTCCGCGAGGCGCTCGAACGGTTCTACCCGGCCATCAAAGAGGTCGAGTTGGTGGATTATAAGGTGCGGGTCCTTCCCGCGGGGCTGGGCACGGCCTCCCAGGTGCGTGTCCTGATCGAGTCCCGCGACAAGACCGGCAAGCTCGGTTCCTGGGGCACCGTCGGCGTCTCCGAGAACATCATCGAGGCCAGCTGGCAGGCCCTGGTCGATTCCCTGGAGTACAAACTCCTCCAGTCCAAATAG